A window of the Gemmatimonadaceae bacterium genome harbors these coding sequences:
- a CDS encoding acyl-CoA dehydrogenase family protein gives MTNDFSSQRPPLTTLSDDELAFRDAVAEFTNGEVRPRVQEMERAAKLDPTLIPKYFELGLMGIQVPEEHGGAGGNLMMVTIAVEEISKADAAAAIMVDVQNTLVLYPMLTYASEEQKARYLPRLCTDMVGAYALSEAVSGSDAFALQTRATAQPDGSFVLNGRKLWITNGAEADFFIIFANADPSKGYKGITAFIVERGFRGFAVGKKEDKLGIRASSTCELILDNVPVPAANVLGPVGQGYKIAIETLNEGRIGIGAQMIGNAQGALDAAVAYLKERKQFGKALAEFQGLQFQVAQAATELEAARLMVYNATRQKEAGLDIAVTGAMAKLYASQVCQQVTSLAVELLGGAGYTKDYPVEKFYRDAKIGAIYEGTSNMQLQTIAKAVLR, from the coding sequence ATGACCAACGACTTCTCCTCCCAGCGCCCCCCGCTGACGACCCTCAGCGACGACGAGCTCGCATTCCGCGACGCCGTCGCCGAGTTCACGAACGGCGAAGTGCGCCCGCGCGTGCAGGAGATGGAGCGCGCGGCAAAGCTCGACCCGACGCTGATCCCCAAGTACTTCGAGCTCGGCCTGATGGGCATCCAGGTCCCCGAGGAGCATGGCGGCGCCGGCGGGAACCTGATGATGGTCACCATCGCCGTCGAGGAGATCAGCAAGGCCGACGCGGCGGCCGCCATCATGGTGGACGTGCAGAACACGCTCGTTCTCTACCCGATGCTCACGTACGCCAGCGAGGAGCAGAAGGCGCGATACCTGCCGCGGCTGTGCACCGACATGGTGGGCGCCTACGCGCTCTCCGAGGCGGTCTCCGGGAGCGATGCCTTCGCGCTGCAGACGCGCGCGACCGCGCAGCCGGATGGCTCCTTCGTGCTCAACGGGCGCAAGCTCTGGATCACCAACGGCGCCGAGGCGGACTTCTTCATCATCTTCGCCAACGCCGACCCGTCGAAGGGCTACAAGGGGATCACGGCGTTCATCGTCGAGCGCGGCTTCCGCGGCTTTGCGGTGGGCAAGAAGGAGGACAAGCTGGGGATTCGCGCATCGAGCACGTGCGAACTGATCCTCGACAACGTGCCGGTTCCCGCGGCCAACGTGCTGGGCCCGGTGGGGCAGGGCTACAAGATCGCCATCGAGACGCTCAACGAAGGGCGCATCGGCATCGGCGCCCAGATGATCGGCAACGCGCAGGGCGCGCTCGACGCGGCGGTGGCGTACCTCAAGGAACGCAAGCAGTTCGGCAAGGCGCTCGCCGAGTTCCAGGGGCTTCAATTCCAGGTGGCGCAGGCGGCCACCGAACTCGAGGCGGCGCGGCTGATGGTGTACAACGCCACGCGGCAGAAGGAGGCCGGGCTGGACATCGCCGTCACCGGCGCGATGGCCAAGCTGTACGCATCGCAGGTCTGCCAGCAGGTGACGTCGCTCGCGGTCGAACTGCTGGGGGGCGCCGGCTACACCAAGGATTATCCGGTGGAGAAGTTCTACCGCGACGCGAAGATCGGCGCGATCTACGAAGGGACCAGCAACATGCAGCTGCAGACTATCGCCAAGGCAGTCCTTCGATAG
- the extI gene encoding selenite/tellurite reduction operon porin ExtI, giving the protein MKRFLLRTAAAGLACLLASIPAQAQTDIVTDMLSLRIQLRGQMIAEHSDFGAGNDRLGDRTDLRLHRFRITFTGMFDSTYGFVMNTHSAISGTKSGIVGHTISTADTDFNDSGVRLLDAYFIANYNKYVNFKFGLTKIPMTRGNLDGCFDPIGIDRSLWAFTGYGTSPIKASRDMGVNMWGKLFGGRSVYQLAAFQGREGFARTTHPFSGATVTSSQTPGNSLLYVGRIHYSLLDAEADGSGYQGSYLGDLKVLTFGVGMGHESDAIYKNVTSAGVVSNEETVDYNALTADMFFEYPTSAGTVTLTSAYIKVDFDDVYKTNLNPGDLLTNYGGVNGQKDGFYVKGAFLLPKKFGKEGKLQPYGYYEKFDVAAIAGVKEQTITQKAIGVNWYIRGQNVRFTTEYLKNEFAKPTGLIGGRVNASNQPIDLVTENTSLRAMFQVAF; this is encoded by the coding sequence ATGAAACGCTTCCTTCTGCGGACGGCCGCCGCTGGCCTGGCCTGCCTCCTCGCGTCGATCCCGGCCCAGGCCCAGACCGACATCGTGACCGACATGCTGAGCCTGCGCATCCAACTGCGAGGCCAGATGATCGCGGAGCACTCGGATTTCGGCGCCGGCAATGACCGGCTCGGCGATCGCACCGATCTCCGGCTCCACCGGTTTCGCATCACGTTCACCGGGATGTTCGATAGCACCTACGGGTTCGTGATGAACACCCACAGTGCCATCAGTGGCACGAAGTCCGGCATCGTCGGCCATACCATTTCCACGGCGGATACCGACTTCAACGACAGCGGCGTCAGGCTGCTCGATGCGTACTTCATCGCGAACTACAACAAGTACGTGAATTTCAAGTTCGGACTCACGAAGATCCCGATGACTCGCGGGAATCTCGACGGCTGCTTCGACCCGATCGGAATTGACCGGTCGCTGTGGGCGTTCACGGGATACGGAACGTCGCCGATCAAGGCGAGTCGGGACATGGGCGTGAACATGTGGGGCAAGCTCTTCGGTGGCCGCTCCGTGTACCAGCTCGCGGCCTTCCAGGGACGCGAGGGATTCGCCCGCACGACGCACCCGTTCAGCGGGGCAACCGTGACGTCGAGCCAGACGCCGGGGAACTCGCTGCTCTACGTCGGGCGCATCCACTACTCGCTGCTCGACGCGGAGGCGGACGGCTCGGGCTACCAGGGATCGTATCTGGGCGACTTGAAGGTGCTGACGTTCGGCGTCGGAATGGGGCACGAAAGCGACGCCATCTACAAGAACGTCACGTCGGCGGGCGTGGTGTCGAACGAGGAGACGGTGGACTACAACGCCCTCACCGCCGACATGTTCTTCGAGTACCCGACCTCGGCCGGCACGGTCACCCTGACCTCCGCCTACATCAAGGTGGATTTCGACGATGTCTACAAGACGAACCTCAACCCCGGCGACCTGCTCACCAACTACGGCGGCGTGAACGGGCAGAAGGACGGCTTCTATGTGAAGGGCGCCTTCCTCCTGCCCAAGAAGTTCGGGAAGGAAGGCAAACTGCAGCCCTACGGCTACTACGAGAAGTTTGACGTCGCGGCGATCGCGGGCGTGAAGGAACAGACCATCACGCAGAAGGCGATCGGCGTGAACTGGTACATCCGCGGCCAGAACGTCCGGTTCACCACGGAGTACCTGAAGAACGAATTCGCCAAGCCCACCGGCCTGATTGGCGGCCGCGTCAATGCTTCCAACCAGCCCATCGATCTCGTCACCGAGAACACCTCGCTGCGCGCGATGTTCCAAGTCGCGTTCTGA
- the amrS gene encoding AmmeMemoRadiSam system radical SAM enzyme, translating into MLSPESRHPARWWHALPDGRVQCDLCPRECRLHEGQRGLCFVRQMVDGTMVLTTYGRSSGFCVDPIEKKPLNHFYPGTSVFSFGTAGCNLTCKFCQNWDISKSREVDTLVDRALPAEIAAAAREAGCASVAFTYNDPVIFAEYAMDAADACHAAGLKTVAVTAGYINDVPRREFYAKMDAANVDLKAFTEDFYVALSGGHLQPVLDTLRYLTHETDVWVEITTLVIPGCNDSDDELDAMSRWIARELGPDVPLHFSAFHPDWKMRNLPPTPAATLTRARHIAQRAGLRYVYTGNVHDTEGGATVCPGCGVTLIARDWYRIDQYRLTPDGHCPACGTGIAGRFRPFDGSFGQRRIPIAMHR; encoded by the coding sequence ATGCTCAGTCCCGAATCGCGCCACCCGGCGCGCTGGTGGCACGCGCTGCCGGACGGTCGCGTCCAGTGCGACCTCTGTCCGCGCGAGTGCCGGCTGCACGAGGGGCAGCGCGGCCTCTGCTTTGTGCGGCAGATGGTGGACGGGACGATGGTGCTCACCACGTACGGCCGGTCGTCCGGGTTCTGCGTCGATCCCATCGAGAAGAAGCCGCTCAATCACTTCTATCCGGGAACGTCGGTCTTCTCGTTCGGCACGGCGGGGTGCAACCTGACGTGCAAGTTCTGCCAGAACTGGGACATCTCCAAGTCACGCGAGGTGGACACGCTGGTCGATCGCGCCCTGCCTGCGGAGATCGCGGCGGCCGCGCGCGAGGCCGGCTGCGCCAGCGTGGCGTTTACCTATAACGATCCGGTGATCTTCGCCGAGTATGCGATGGACGCCGCCGACGCGTGCCACGCCGCGGGACTCAAGACGGTGGCGGTGACGGCGGGGTACATCAACGACGTGCCGCGCCGCGAATTCTACGCCAAGATGGACGCGGCCAACGTCGACCTGAAGGCATTCACCGAGGACTTTTACGTCGCGCTCTCCGGCGGCCACCTGCAGCCGGTGCTCGACACGCTGCGGTATTTGACGCACGAGACCGACGTCTGGGTGGAGATCACCACGCTGGTGATCCCGGGGTGCAACGACAGCGACGACGAACTGGACGCGATGTCCCGCTGGATCGCGCGCGAGCTCGGTCCGGACGTGCCGCTGCACTTCTCGGCCTTCCATCCCGACTGGAAGATGCGCAACCTGCCGCCGACGCCGGCAGCGACCCTGACGCGAGCGCGCCACATCGCGCAGCGCGCCGGGCTGCGTTACGTCTACACGGGCAATGTGCACGACACCGAGGGCGGCGCCACGGTCTGTCCCGGGTGCGGCGTGACGCTCATCGCGCGCGATTGGTATCGCATTGACCAGTACCGGCTGACGCCCGACGGGCACTGCCCGGCATGCGGCACCGGCATCGCGGGCCGGTTTCGCCCGTTCGACGGGTCGTTCGGCCAGCGGCGCATCCCGATCGCGATGCACCGGTAG
- the amrB gene encoding AmmeMemoRadiSam system protein B: MTTVRPPAVAGMFYAARPASLKQDVVELLARPEGAALERAPKALIVPHAGYIYSGPIAASAYAQLAPLRDRYRRVVLLGPAHHVMLRGLALPTSDRFRTPFGEVALDVEVMRQLDASPHVSRNDDAHEPEHSLEVQLPFLQQVLGDFQLVPLVVGEASAAQVADVLDLAWGGDETLLVISSDLSHYLPDEVARRVDADTVAAILQLNHHIGHRQACGATPINGLLLAAQRHGLKPVVLDVRNSSQTAGDAERVVGYAAFAFLPASGDSVSVDADDAARTGVVAEEVKGAMLLRLARGAIGAALGLRTPAAADASWLSKPGATFVTLTKRGKLCGCIGSIEARRPLGEDVQENAVAAAFQDPRFRPLKHTEFEDVRVEVSLLSAPEPMTVASETEALSALRPNVDGVLCEYGRHRSVYLPQVWEQLPKPAEFLFHLKEKAGLPGRFWASGVKLSRFTVAKWHE, from the coding sequence ATGACCACCGTTCGTCCTCCCGCCGTGGCGGGGATGTTCTACGCCGCCCGTCCCGCTTCGCTCAAGCAGGACGTTGTCGAACTGCTCGCACGGCCCGAAGGCGCCGCGCTCGAGCGAGCGCCCAAGGCGCTCATCGTGCCGCACGCGGGCTACATCTACTCGGGACCGATCGCTGCCAGCGCCTACGCCCAACTCGCGCCGCTGCGCGACCGGTATCGCCGGGTCGTGCTGCTCGGCCCCGCCCATCACGTGATGCTGCGGGGGCTCGCGCTGCCGACGAGCGACCGCTTCCGCACCCCCTTCGGTGAGGTTGCCCTCGACGTCGAGGTAATGCGACAGCTTGATGCCTCGCCGCACGTCTCGCGCAACGATGACGCGCACGAGCCCGAGCACTCGCTCGAGGTGCAGCTCCCGTTTCTGCAGCAGGTGCTCGGCGATTTCCAGCTGGTCCCGCTGGTGGTGGGCGAGGCGAGTGCGGCGCAGGTGGCGGACGTGCTGGACCTCGCCTGGGGCGGCGACGAGACACTCCTCGTGATCAGTTCCGACCTTTCGCACTACCTCCCCGATGAGGTCGCCCGCCGCGTGGATGCCGATACGGTGGCGGCGATCCTGCAACTGAACCACCATATCGGGCATCGTCAGGCCTGCGGGGCCACGCCGATCAACGGCCTGCTGCTTGCGGCGCAGCGGCACGGCCTGAAGCCGGTGGTGCTCGACGTGCGCAACTCGAGCCAGACGGCGGGTGATGCGGAGCGTGTGGTGGGGTACGCCGCGTTCGCCTTCCTGCCGGCGAGCGGTGACTCGGTGTCCGTGGATGCGGACGATGCCGCCCGCACCGGCGTGGTCGCGGAGGAGGTGAAGGGCGCCATGCTGCTGCGGCTCGCGCGCGGCGCCATCGGGGCAGCGCTTGGCCTGCGCACGCCGGCGGCGGCCGATGCGTCGTGGTTGTCGAAACCGGGTGCCACCTTCGTGACACTTACGAAGAGAGGCAAGCTGTGCGGGTGCATCGGCTCCATCGAGGCGCGTCGCCCACTGGGCGAGGACGTGCAGGAGAACGCTGTCGCCGCGGCCTTCCAGGATCCGCGCTTCCGCCCGTTGAAGCACACCGAGTTCGAGGACGTGCGCGTGGAGGTGTCGCTGCTGTCGGCGCCCGAACCGATGACGGTGGCCAGCGAGACAGAGGCGCTCTCGGCGCTGCGGCCCAACGTCGACGGCGTGCTGTGTGAATACGGGCGCCATCGCAGCGTCTATCTCCCGCAGGTGTGGGAGCAGCTCCCGAAGCCCGCCGAGTTCCTCTTTCACTTGAAGGAGAAGGCGGGCCTTCCCGGAAGATTCTGGGCGTCCGGCGTGAAACTGTCGCGATTCACGGTCGCGAAGTGGCACGAGTGA
- a CDS encoding bifunctional homocysteine S-methyltransferase/methylenetetrahydrofolate reductase: MSATRDELRHRLVDPAQVVIADGAMGTVLYAKGVFINQCYDELNVRQPDLVRGIHADYVRAGAELLETNSFGANRPKLQHYGLEANVREFNVAAATLARDAAGEQALVAGAVGPLGLRIEPYGPTSREEAQEFFAEQMRALREGGVDCFILETFSDLNEIAQAVKAARAVDPALPVIAQMTVGPDGVTSFGVPPEEVAEALEESGADIIGLNCSVGPQTILEAIERMVPVTSKKLSAMPNAGMPREVSGRRMYMASPEYMSTYARNLIQAGVRLIGGCCGTTPDHIRAMVDGVRPLVPRHATVEGSAGGGRLSRVAAHHESHAVQPVALGERSAWGRKLAAGAFVTSVEIVPPRGVEPSRMLDEVRKLKAAGVDAVNVPDGPRAQSRMSAIATSVLIQQACGIETVTHYACRDRNLLGMLSDLLGASALGLHNVLLVTGDPPKMGPYPDATAVFDIDAIGLTNLVSRLNHGVDPGGNSIGAPTRYVIGVGVNPVAIDVEHELKRFAWKVEAGAEFAVTQPVFDTEQLESFVRRIEEHHLPVVAGIWPLVSVRNAEFLANEVPGVTVPSAVIERMGRANEKSKDHAVAEGIAIAREMLDRVRPVVQGVQVSAPFGKVELALDVFRT; this comes from the coding sequence ATGAGCGCAACACGCGACGAGCTGCGGCATCGGCTCGTTGATCCGGCGCAGGTGGTGATCGCCGACGGTGCGATGGGCACCGTGCTGTACGCGAAGGGCGTCTTCATCAACCAGTGCTACGACGAGCTGAACGTCCGCCAGCCCGACCTCGTGCGCGGCATCCATGCCGACTACGTGCGCGCCGGCGCGGAATTGCTGGAGACCAACTCCTTCGGCGCCAACCGGCCCAAGCTTCAGCACTACGGGCTCGAGGCGAACGTGCGCGAGTTCAACGTGGCCGCCGCGACGCTGGCCCGCGACGCGGCCGGCGAGCAGGCGCTGGTGGCGGGGGCGGTGGGCCCGCTGGGCCTGCGCATCGAGCCGTACGGTCCCACCTCGCGCGAGGAAGCGCAGGAGTTCTTCGCCGAGCAGATGCGCGCCCTCCGCGAGGGCGGCGTGGACTGCTTCATCCTCGAGACGTTCAGCGACCTGAACGAGATCGCGCAGGCGGTGAAGGCGGCCCGCGCCGTGGACCCCGCCCTCCCCGTCATCGCGCAGATGACGGTGGGCCCCGACGGCGTCACGTCGTTTGGCGTGCCGCCCGAGGAAGTGGCCGAGGCGCTGGAGGAGAGCGGCGCGGACATCATCGGCCTCAACTGTTCCGTGGGACCACAGACCATCCTCGAGGCGATCGAGCGCATGGTGCCGGTCACGTCGAAGAAGCTCTCGGCGATGCCGAACGCCGGCATGCCGCGCGAGGTCAGCGGGCGTCGCATGTACATGGCGAGCCCCGAGTACATGTCGACGTATGCGCGCAACCTGATCCAGGCCGGCGTGCGACTGATCGGCGGCTGCTGCGGGACGACGCCCGACCACATCCGCGCGATGGTGGACGGCGTCCGCCCGCTGGTGCCGCGCCACGCGACGGTCGAGGGTTCGGCCGGCGGCGGGCGACTGTCGCGGGTGGCCGCGCACCACGAGTCGCACGCGGTGCAGCCGGTGGCGCTGGGCGAGCGCTCGGCGTGGGGACGAAAGCTCGCGGCCGGCGCCTTCGTGACCAGTGTCGAGATCGTGCCGCCCCGCGGCGTCGAGCCATCGCGCATGCTCGACGAGGTGCGCAAGCTGAAGGCCGCCGGCGTGGACGCCGTGAACGTCCCCGACGGCCCGCGCGCGCAAAGCCGCATGAGCGCCATCGCCACCAGCGTGCTCATCCAGCAGGCCTGCGGCATCGAGACGGTCACCCACTACGCCTGCCGCGACCGCAACCTGCTGGGTATGCTCTCCGACCTGCTCGGCGCGTCGGCGCTCGGCCTGCACAATGTGCTGCTCGTCACGGGCGATCCGCCCAAGATGGGGCCGTATCCCGATGCGACCGCGGTCTTCGACATCGATGCCATCGGCCTCACGAATCTCGTGAGCCGCCTCAACCACGGCGTCGATCCGGGCGGCAACAGCATTGGCGCCCCCACGCGCTACGTGATCGGCGTCGGCGTGAACCCGGTCGCGATCGACGTGGAACACGAACTGAAGCGCTTCGCGTGGAAGGTGGAGGCGGGCGCCGAGTTCGCGGTCACGCAGCCGGTCTTTGACACGGAGCAACTCGAGTCGTTCGTACGGCGCATCGAGGAGCATCATCTCCCCGTCGTGGCCGGCATCTGGCCGCTCGTGTCGGTGCGCAACGCCGAATTCCTGGCAAATGAAGTGCCCGGGGTCACGGTGCCGTCGGCCGTCATCGAGCGCATGGGGCGCGCCAACGAGAAGTCCAAGGATCACGCCGTGGCCGAAGGGATCGCCATCGCGCGGGAGATGCTCGATCGGGTGCGGCCGGTGGTGCAGGGCGTGCAGGTGTCGGCGCCGTTCGGGAAGGTGGAATTGGCGCTCGACGTGTTCCGGACGTGA